In Salarias fasciatus chromosome 20, fSalaFa1.1, whole genome shotgun sequence, a single window of DNA contains:
- the mapk13 gene encoding mitogen-activated protein kinase 13, producing MEARPHFSREEINSTVWEVPEKYTRLKQIGTGAYGSVCSATNEKTKEKVALKKLHRPFQSEIFAKRAYRELRLLKHMKHENVIGLLDVFTPASSLDDFQDFYLVMPYMFTDLSKVRGHLSEDKVQFLVYQMLCGLRYIHKAGIIHRDLKPGNLAVNQDCELKILDFGLARSTDAEMTGYVVTRWYRAPEVILNWMHYTQTVDIWSVGCIMAEMINGKTLFKGKDYMDQLTQIMKVTGVPGPEFVQKLDSPEAKSYIKGLPRFPRKDFSTLFPRASDKCIDLLEKMLVLDGDERPTAELALEHPYFDGLRDPDDFPEPTPYDDSHDNATLSLEEWKRLCFKEVKSFVPFPRRDSKRKNTLTMSP from the exons ATGGAGGCTCGGCCACATTTCTCCCGAGAGGAGATCAACAGCACGGTGTGGGAAGTCCCGGAGAAATACACGAGGCTCAAACAGATCGGAACCGGAGCGTACGGCTCGGTGTG CTCTGCGACAAACGAGAAGACTAAAGAGAAAGTGGCCCTCAAGAAGCTCCACAGGCCCTTCCAGTCAGAAATATTTGCCAAGAGGGCTTACAGAGAGCTGCGGCTGCTCAAACACATGAAGCATGAAAAC GTCATAGGGCTCCTCGATGTGTTTACACCTGCCTCCAGCCTGGATGACTTCCAGGACTT ctACCTGGTCATGCCTTACATGTTTACTGACCTGTCGAAGGTTCGAGGCCATCTCTCAGAGGACAAAGTGCAGTTTCTCGTCTACCAGATGCTCTGTGGACTCAGG TATATTCACAAGGCTGGAATCATCCACAGG GATCTGAAGCCGGGAAACTTGGCCGTTAATCAAGACTGCGAACTGAAG ATCCTGGACTTCGGGCTGGCTCGCAGCACCGACGCGGAGATGACAGGCTACGTGGTGACCCGTTGGTACCGGGCACCTGAGGTCATTCTGAACTGGATGCACTACACCCAGACTG tGGACATCTGGTCTGTGGGCTGTATCATGGCAGAAATGATCAATGGAAAAACCCTTTTCAAAGGGAAAGACT ACATGGACCAGCTGACTCAGATCATGAAAGTCACCGGAGTGCCTGGACCGGAGTTCGTACAGAAACTGGACAGCCCAGAG GCCAAAAGTTATATCAAGGGCCTTCCTCGCTTTCCCAGAAAAGACTTCTCCACGTTGTTTCCCCGAGCCAGTGATAAGT GCATCGACCTGCTGGAGAAGATGCTGGTTCTGGACGGAGACGAGCGGCCGACGGCCGAGCTGGCTCTGGAGCATCCGTACTTTGACGGCCTGCGAGACCCGGACGACTTTCCCGAGCCGACGCCGTACGACGACAGCCACGACAACGCCACGCTGTCCCTGGAGGAGTGGAAGC GGTTATGTTTCAAAGAGGTGAAAAGCTTTGTGCCATTCCCCCGGCGGGACTCCAAGAGGAAGAACACCCTGACTATGTCTCCGTGA